The following proteins come from a genomic window of Geomonas sp. RF6:
- a CDS encoding YqaA family protein — protein MREVLLSHGFSSLFLMSFLAATLLPIGSEWLLVALLLVKKDPVVAVAVACAGNYLGALTTYWIGIYGGPFLTERVLGLNEEKRGKAHRFYERFGAYSLLFSWLPVVGDPLCLVGGVLRVKFLRFSLLVFAGKLGRYAAVAWLTLQGKALF, from the coding sequence ATGCGAGAAGTGCTATTAAGTCACGGGTTTTCGTCCCTGTTTCTCATGAGTTTTCTCGCCGCCACCCTTCTCCCGATCGGATCGGAATGGCTTCTGGTAGCCCTGCTCCTGGTGAAGAAGGACCCCGTCGTTGCCGTCGCCGTCGCCTGTGCCGGTAACTACCTCGGCGCACTAACCACCTACTGGATCGGTATCTACGGAGGCCCGTTCCTGACGGAGCGGGTACTCGGGCTTAATGAGGAAAAGAGGGGGAAGGCGCATCGCTTCTACGAGCGCTTCGGTGCCTACTCTCTTCTCTTTTCCTGGCTCCCTGTTGTGGGCGACCCGCTCTGCCTCGTCGGCGGCGTGTTGCGCGTGAAATTTCTGCGTTTTTCCCTTCTCGTCTTTGCCGGAAAGCTGGGGCGGTACGCCGCGGTCGCCTGGCTGACCCTGCAGGGGAAGGCGCTCTTCTGA
- a CDS encoding M16 family metallopeptidase, with translation MLACRKKVLSNGLRLVAVEMPHLHSAEMAVYLKVGGRNDPPAKAGISHFLEHMLFRGTSEFATNLELEVAFEAIGGSVNAATDEETTCYFSRIHPSRIPRGIELFSSMLLRPALTGIEIEKKIITEEALEDINERGEETNPHNLSSRLLWPGHSLGMPTIGYLDTIQDIRESDLREHLARHYVPQNGLIVVAGQVEPESFFDACQKSFGDWKGPAPEVSVAASEAQDAPRSLFVKDSDSQVNLHIAFRGFARPDKRMMPLRLIRRILCGGGCSRLHLALREKLGIVYSVDASISAYHETGAFSIELATAPENLPVAVAEVLRQVRALSVEEVGEEELQRVREGYFYDLEYSRDSTYEMQVRYGWGELMEMVRSLEEDHAEVEGIGAGQIKATARELFEPARLNLVAVGPQKAPARREVEKLLAEYQRQWA, from the coding sequence ATGCTGGCCTGCCGCAAAAAGGTTCTCTCCAACGGCCTGCGCCTGGTGGCGGTGGAAATGCCGCACCTGCACAGTGCGGAGATGGCCGTCTACCTGAAGGTCGGGGGGCGCAACGACCCGCCGGCAAAGGCCGGGATCTCCCACTTCCTCGAGCACATGCTCTTTCGCGGCACGAGCGAGTTTGCCACCAACCTCGAGTTGGAGGTCGCCTTTGAGGCGATCGGCGGGAGCGTGAACGCCGCCACCGACGAAGAGACCACCTGCTATTTCTCCCGGATCCACCCCTCTCGCATTCCCCGCGGTATCGAGCTCTTCTCCTCCATGCTTCTGCGTCCCGCCCTCACCGGGATCGAGATCGAAAAGAAGATCATCACGGAAGAGGCGCTGGAAGACATCAACGAGCGCGGCGAGGAGACAAATCCGCACAACCTCTCCAGCAGGCTCCTGTGGCCCGGGCACTCGCTCGGGATGCCCACCATCGGCTATCTCGACACCATTCAGGACATCCGGGAGTCGGACCTGAGGGAGCACCTGGCCCGCCACTACGTGCCGCAAAACGGCCTCATCGTCGTCGCAGGACAGGTGGAGCCCGAAAGCTTCTTCGACGCCTGCCAGAAGTCGTTCGGCGACTGGAAGGGGCCGGCTCCGGAAGTATCCGTGGCAGCCTCCGAGGCCCAGGACGCGCCGCGCTCCCTCTTCGTGAAGGACTCCGACAGCCAGGTGAACCTGCACATCGCCTTTCGCGGCTTTGCCCGTCCGGACAAGAGGATGATGCCGCTCCGGCTGATCCGCAGGATCCTCTGTGGCGGCGGCTGCTCGCGCCTGCACCTCGCGCTCAGGGAAAAGCTCGGCATCGTCTACTCCGTCGACGCCTCCATCTCCGCCTACCACGAGACCGGTGCATTTTCCATCGAGCTCGCCACCGCGCCTGAGAACCTCCCCGTTGCCGTGGCAGAGGTACTGAGACAGGTAAGGGCCCTTTCCGTCGAGGAGGTAGGGGAAGAGGAGTTGCAGCGGGTCAGGGAAGGATACTTCTACGACCTCGAGTACAGCCGCGATTCGACCTACGAGATGCAGGTGCGCTACGGCTGGGGGGAGCTCATGGAAATGGTGCGCTCCCTGGAGGAGGACCACGCCGAGGTGGAAGGGATCGGGGCCGGTCAGATCAAGGCGACGGCACGGGAGCTCTTCGAGCCGGCGCGGCTAAACCTCGTTGCTGTGGGCCCTCAGAAAGCTCCCGCGCGTCGCGAGGTGGAGAAGCTTCTGGCGGAGTACCAGAGGCAGTGGGCTTAG